From a region of the Roseivirga sp. 4D4 genome:
- a CDS encoding histidine triad nucleotide-binding protein, producing the protein MKKIFVFAFLVIGFYANAQSKEYTTQKEKKLSVKSPFEKIWDGELPAEIVYKDNEIIAFVPLRRQTPVHYLIVPKKRIPTISDLKDEDLHLIGKMYKVARDLAKKYGIADTGYRLSMNTNEDAGQSVFHIHLHLLGGMKTGPMVDQTFIDPRSKKDDK; encoded by the coding sequence ATGAAAAAGATTTTTGTCTTCGCATTCCTTGTAATAGGCTTTTATGCCAATGCACAATCCAAGGAGTATACAACCCAAAAAGAGAAAAAGCTCTCTGTTAAATCTCCTTTTGAAAAGATTTGGGATGGTGAGCTACCGGCCGAAATAGTCTATAAGGACAATGAAATCATTGCCTTTGTGCCCTTGAGAAGACAAACTCCTGTTCATTACCTCATTGTTCCCAAAAAGCGAATTCCCACCATTAGCGATCTTAAGGACGAGGATTTGCACTTAATCGGAAAGATGTACAAGGTGGCTAGAGACCTAGCCAAGAAGTATGGTATTGCAGACACGGGTTATAGACTTTCAATGAATACCAATGAAGATGCAGGACAATCTGTTTTTCATATTCACTTGCACTTGCTAGGAGGAATGAAAACAGGGCCAATGGTAGATCAGACCTTTATTGACCCTCGATCAAAAAAAGACGATAAATGA